The following proteins come from a genomic window of Dermacentor albipictus isolate Rhodes 1998 colony chromosome 8, USDA_Dalb.pri_finalv2, whole genome shotgun sequence:
- the LOC135919589 gene encoding uncharacterized protein: protein MSSTDEDTYAYTANTSSDDQLRYAEGNSMKVYERRTSNLGYQSGNQHPVVPTSTAARIPAQVNGFCGSARDNRVVTRPALAAQEAWISSDYFTARDTSKQPTSVRTKAFDVATQGVSAGQGVQEQGRSIFGMPARTFSLYTILMITFVAALIYIYVLFRSDPARPLIAKKLGRFANDTISGVE, encoded by the exons ATGTCGTCGACCGATGAAGATACATATGCGTACACTGCCAACACGTCGTCAGACGACCAGCTGCGTTATGCTGAAGGGAACAGCATGAAGGTCTACGAGCGCCGAACCTCAAACCTGGGCTACCAAAGCGGTAACCAGCATCCCGTTGTACCGACATCAACAGCAGCAAGAATCCCGGCGCAGGTGAATGGGTTCTGTGGCTCAGCGCGGGACAACCGCGTAGTGACGAGGCCAGCACTGGCCGCACAGGAGGCCTGGATCTCTAGCGACTACTTCACCGCTCGGGATACAAGCAAGCAGCCGACTTCCGTGCGAACTAAAG CTTTTGATGTGGCTACCCAGGGCGTCTCAGCTGGGCAAGGAGTCCAAGAACAGGGACGCTCCATCTTCGGGATGCCAGCACGCACTTTCAGCCTCTACACCATCCTGATGATCACCTTCGTGGCGGCGCTCATTTACATCTACGTACTGTTTCGATCGGACCCAGCTCGGCCACTGATAGCCAAAAAACTCGGCAGGTTTGCCAACGACACTATTTCCGGTGTCGAATGA